The genome window CATCGGTGCCGCTGCCGATCAGCTTGGGGGCGATGGCGACAACCAGCCGGTCAACGAGTTGTCGCGTCAGCAGCGAAGTGATGATTCGCGCCCCGCCTTCGACCAGCACCGAGGCGACGCCGCGGGCGCGCAGCTCGCCGAGCAGCAAGCGCAGATCAACCGCCGCCGAACCCGCCGAAGCCGGCAAGGCGACGACCTGCGCGCCGAGCCGTTCGATAGCCTGCCGGGCGGCGCGGTCTGCGTGTGAGGTGGTGGCGATGAGGGTGTGATGGGCGGCGCCGTTTGCCAGCACGCGCGCGGTTAGCGGCGTGCGCAGGCGACTGTCGACGACGACGCGCAGCGGGTCACGCCCGCTCGCGAGCCGGACATTCAATTGCGGGTCGTCGGCCAGCACCGTGCCGATGCCGACCAGAATGGCGTCGTGCTCGGCGCGCAACTGGTGCGCCAGGCGCAAGGAATCGGGGCCGCTGATCCACTGCGAATCGCCGGTCGCCGTGGCGACACGCCCATCAAGCGTCTGCGCATACTTGACGGTGACGAATGGCAAGTCGGTCGCTGTCGTATGACTTTCATCTCGCGTCATGACTGCATGGCAGTTTACCCGCCGCGCCGACTCGAAGCCAATCAGGCCGCGCTTAATTCGCCATCGGCGTCACCGTGTAATCGTCAAAGTAGCTGACGCTGTCGGTCTTCGACCAGACACCGACGCGGCCCGTCACCGGCTC of Blastocatellia bacterium contains these proteins:
- a CDS encoding RibD family protein, translated to MTRDESHTTATDLPFVTVKYAQTLDGRVATATGDSQWISGPDSLRLAHQLRAEHDAILVGIGTVLADDPQLNVRLASGRDPLRVVVDSRLRTPLTARVLANGAAHHTLIATTSHADRAARQAIERLGAQVVALPASAGSAAVDLRLLLGELRARGVASVLVEGGARIITSLLTRQLVDRLVVAIAPKLIGSGTDAIGDLGIRRLAEALTFSTFITSRLGDDLIFDGRIAWQDD